From Bacteroidales bacterium:
GCTGCCAATCCTGAAACAATTGGTGTGGAAAAGGAGGTACCATGCGTCATAATAAAAGAGCTGTCTACATTTTGAACTACATTGGAAATTCCCTGAGCAGCAAGCTCCGGTTTTATCCTGCCGTCGTAAGTGGGGCCTGTAGAACTGAAAAAGGCATATTTCCCGTTGGGATCTACCGACCCCACGGAGATAATGCTGTCGGCATCGGCAGGTGCCGAAATGTACTGCCAGATTTCATTCCCCTGGTTTCCGGCACTTGATACAACGAGCATTCCTTTGGAAGCAGCCATTGAGGCAGCTTTGGATATAGGGGTTGTTTCTCCGTTCATATCCTGGAAGGTATGATTTTGGGTACTGTCATCGAAGGTGGTATATCCAAGTGAGGAGTTGATGATGTCTGTTCCTGCGCTGTCAGCAAATTCAGCACCGGCAATCCAGTTGTATTCTTCGATGAGATATTCCGAACCTCCGACTTCGGTTCTGAGCAGCCAATATTCGGCTTCGGGGGCAGTACCGATGTACACTTCGGGTATGTATCCGGCCATCAGGGAAAGCACCATTGTGCCGTGGGAATGGGTGTCATAAACCTGGCTGTCATTTTCCGCAAAATCCCGGGTGCCCAGTATCTGATTATTTTGCCTTATATATTGGAAAACGGGTAGCTTATCAACATTCCTGAAACCTGCATCCAGCACTGCAATAACCATATTGTCACCCCGATGGCTGTGCTTGTGGAGCAGATGACCATTCAACATGCTTATGGGTTCCCATAAATATCCATAATAAATTGAGTCGGAAACCGTAGTTGCTTCTTTCAGTTCCGAGGTGTCTTGTACCTGGATGCCACTGAGGTCTTTTTTTGAAGGGGCAGATATAGGGGGAGCAAGAAATTTTAGGTTTTTAACAAATGAGAAGCTTCGAATGCTGTCGAGTGAAACGGAATCTACTTCCGCGACCAGGGAATTCATCCATTTCGACTTGTTCTGGA
This genomic window contains:
- a CDS encoding S8 family serine peptidase: MKKNLWILFVIFLATNTSTFAQSSRFLIEFTDKDTINNPFSLSDPEEFLSERAIDRRERYGIPLEISDLPLSPRYIDSIKPYLNTLQNKSKWMNSLVAEVDSVSLDSIRSFSFVKNLKFLAPPISAPSKKDLSGIQVQDTSELKEATTVSDSIYYGYLWEPISMLNGHLLHKHSHRGDNMVIAVLDAGFRNVDKLPVFQYIRQNNQILGTRDFAENDSQVYDTHSHGTMVLSLMAGYIPEVYIGTAPEAEYWLLRTEVGGSEYLIEEYNWIAGAEFADSAGTDIINSSLGYTTFDDSTQNHTFQDMNGETTPISKAASMAASKGMLVVSSAGNQGNEIWQYISAPADADSIISVGSVDPNGKYAFFSSTGPTYDGRIKPELAAQGISNVVQNVDSSFIMTHGTSFSTPIVSGLAACLWQKFPELSNIELKEKLIRNANQYASPDSLLGYGIPNFARAGDIRIEDLNKSSVEIFPNPFKNHFYINIPDVNTGEGPIYLEIYDLMGRKILNRQFTKTTAGNRIRINALSDTPTGIYLIKLSLNPDYTIKQKIVKH